A window of the Isosphaera pallida ATCC 43644 genome harbors these coding sequences:
- the acnA gene encoding aconitate hydratase AcnA: MSNRFGTLTDLTVQGVPYRFHNLNALTLGDGRPVSALPFSLRVLLENLLHHEDGLTVTPDHIRALLNWNPTAEPDQEIAFRPGRVLLQDFTGVPAVVDLAAMREAMKRMGGDPARINPLQAVDLVIDHSIQVDEAGTPRALQLNTEIEYARNKERYVFLRWGQTAFANFRVVPPETGICHQVNLEYLATVALVDRKPADGGAPIVSPDTLVGTDSHTTMINGLGVLGWGVGGIEAEAAMLGQPISMLVPKVVGVRLHGQLPQGATATDLVLTVTQLLRRHGVVGKFVEFYGPGLNHLPLADRATLANMAPEYGATCGMFPIDAETINYLRLTGRPAEVVTLAEAYAKAAGLFRDDSTPDPVYSEYVDLDLSTVQPSLAGPKRPQDRVALSEVKNGFLKSIEPMRPASSPAPATDRLDHGSVVIAAITSCTNTSNPSVMIAAGLLARKAVAKGLTPKPWVKASLAPGSKVVTEYLRDSGLLADLEALRFHVVGYGCTTCIGNSGPLAEAISKEIHERELVAAAVLSGNRNFEGRVNPDVRANYLASPPLVVAYALAGSVAIDLTTEPLGIGSDGQPVYLRDVWPTPVEVQETIHRSVRSDLFRTQYADVFRGDQRWRDLPVPQGDLYQWDETSTYVKHPPYFEGMTLEPPPVEDIRGARVLAVLGDSITTDHISPAGSIKPTSPAGRYLKARGVEVKDFNSYGARRGNHEVMVRGTFANIRLRNKMVSVEGGVTLHLPSGEEMAIYDAAERYASEGVPLVILAGKEYGSGSSRDWAAKGTRLLGIKAVLAESFERIHRSNLVGMGVLPLQFPEGVNVETLGLNGHEVFSIEGLAEGIATEFAGGREVRVQAIKPDGTTVSFTARVRIDTPQEVRYYRHGGIMPFVLRQLLATSNA; the protein is encoded by the coding sequence ATGAGCAACCGCTTCGGAACGCTGACCGATCTGACGGTCCAGGGCGTGCCGTACCGCTTTCACAACCTGAACGCCTTGACTTTGGGCGACGGCCGACCTGTTTCGGCGTTGCCGTTCTCTCTGCGGGTTTTGCTGGAAAACCTGTTGCATCATGAGGACGGGCTGACTGTGACGCCCGACCACATCCGGGCGCTGCTCAACTGGAACCCTACCGCCGAACCGGATCAAGAAATCGCTTTTCGACCCGGTCGGGTGCTGTTGCAAGACTTCACCGGCGTGCCCGCCGTGGTGGACCTCGCCGCCATGCGTGAGGCCATGAAGCGCATGGGTGGCGACCCCGCCCGCATCAATCCGCTTCAGGCGGTCGATCTCGTCATCGACCATTCGATTCAGGTGGACGAGGCCGGCACTCCTCGCGCCCTTCAGTTGAACACCGAAATCGAATACGCCCGCAACAAAGAACGCTACGTCTTCCTCCGCTGGGGCCAAACCGCCTTTGCGAATTTCCGCGTCGTCCCGCCCGAAACCGGGATTTGTCACCAGGTCAACCTGGAATACCTAGCCACGGTGGCCCTGGTCGATCGCAAACCGGCTGACGGCGGGGCGCCGATTGTCTCGCCCGATACCTTGGTGGGCACCGACAGCCACACCACCATGATCAACGGTCTGGGCGTGTTGGGCTGGGGCGTTGGTGGCATCGAGGCCGAGGCCGCCATGTTGGGCCAACCAATCTCGATGCTGGTGCCGAAGGTCGTCGGCGTTCGTCTTCATGGCCAACTGCCCCAAGGCGCGACCGCCACCGACTTGGTGCTGACCGTCACCCAGCTGCTACGTCGTCACGGTGTCGTCGGCAAGTTCGTCGAGTTCTACGGTCCCGGCCTCAACCATTTGCCGCTGGCCGACCGCGCCACCTTGGCCAACATGGCTCCCGAATACGGCGCGACCTGCGGCATGTTCCCCATCGACGCGGAAACCATCAATTATCTCCGATTGACCGGACGCCCCGCCGAGGTCGTGACGCTGGCGGAGGCTTACGCCAAGGCGGCGGGGTTGTTCCGCGACGACTCGACCCCCGATCCCGTTTATTCCGAATACGTTGATCTTGACCTGTCCACGGTTCAACCCAGTTTGGCCGGTCCCAAGCGTCCCCAGGACCGGGTCGCTTTGAGCGAGGTCAAAAACGGGTTCCTCAAGTCCATCGAACCGATGAGGCCGGCCAGCTCTCCAGCTCCGGCGACCGACCGGCTCGATCATGGGTCAGTCGTGATCGCCGCGATCACCTCCTGCACCAACACCTCCAACCCTTCGGTCATGATCGCCGCAGGCTTGCTGGCCCGCAAGGCTGTGGCCAAAGGGTTGACCCCCAAGCCCTGGGTCAAGGCGAGTCTGGCCCCGGGTTCGAAAGTGGTGACAGAATACCTGCGGGATTCAGGGCTGCTGGCCGACCTGGAGGCGCTACGGTTCCACGTAGTTGGTTATGGTTGCACGACCTGCATTGGTAACTCTGGTCCGTTAGCCGAAGCGATCTCCAAGGAGATTCATGAGCGGGAATTGGTGGCCGCAGCGGTGCTGTCGGGCAACCGTAACTTCGAGGGCCGAGTCAATCCCGACGTTCGAGCCAATTACCTGGCCTCCCCGCCCTTGGTCGTGGCCTACGCCCTGGCTGGGTCGGTGGCGATCGACCTGACCACGGAACCCCTCGGGATCGGTTCCGACGGCCAGCCGGTGTATTTGCGCGACGTGTGGCCCACCCCGGTCGAAGTTCAAGAGACGATCCACCGCTCGGTCCGGTCGGATCTGTTCCGAACCCAGTACGCCGACGTCTTCCGCGGTGATCAACGCTGGCGCGATCTGCCGGTGCCTCAAGGCGACCTTTACCAGTGGGACGAAACGTCCACCTACGTCAAACATCCTCCCTACTTTGAGGGGATGACCCTGGAACCTCCCCCCGTCGAGGACATCCGGGGGGCTCGGGTGCTGGCGGTCCTGGGCGACAGCATCACCACGGACCACATCTCGCCGGCTGGTTCGATCAAACCAACAAGTCCCGCGGGACGCTATCTCAAAGCGCGCGGCGTTGAGGTCAAGGACTTCAATTCCTATGGAGCGCGTCGCGGCAACCACGAGGTGATGGTGCGGGGCACCTTCGCCAACATCCGCCTACGCAATAAGATGGTGTCGGTCGAAGGGGGCGTCACCCTTCACCTGCCCTCCGGCGAGGAAATGGCGATCTACGACGCCGCCGAACGTTACGCCAGCGAGGGCGTGCCGCTGGTGATCCTGGCGGGCAAGGAATACGGCAGCGGCTCGTCGCGCGACTGGGCCGCCAAGGGAACCCGGCTGTTGGGAATCAAGGCGGTGCTGGCCGAGAGCTTCGAACGCATTCATCGCTCCAACTTGGTTGGAATGGGTGTCCTGCCGTTGCAGTTCCCCGAAGGCGTCAATGTCGAGACCCTGGGACTCAATGGCCACGAGGTGTTCTCGATTGAAGGATTGGCGGAAGGGATCGCCACGGAGTTCGCCGGCGGGCGCGAGGTGCGGGTTCAGGCGATCAAGCCGGATGGTACCACCGTGAGCTTCACCGCGCGAGTTCGCATCGACACACCCCAGGAGGTTCGCTACTATCGCCACGGCGGGATCATGCCATTCGTGCTTCGGCAGCTCTTGGCCACCTCGAACGCCTGA
- the pdhA gene encoding pyruvate dehydrogenase (acetyl-transferring) E1 component subunit alpha: MSTASPVAVSQSESSAPVGSASSEPHRGAPPKHGSDSHHANGSTGSGSGPRTAPPVTRDQAIGWYRTMLQIRRFEERSAMLYQQSKIKGFLHLYSGQEPVAVGSIGALRPDDYVITAYRDHGHALARGMSAKAGMAEMLGKVTGCARGKGGSMHFFDAANRFLGGHAIVGGHVPLALGVAFAMKYQGLDQVCLCFFGDGAMNQGPVHEAFNMAAMWKCPVIFVVENNLYSMGTSLERSSCLTDLTIRGGTAYGIPGIKVNGNDVEEVYRVTWEAAARARAGEGPSFLEIITYRHRGHSMSDPGKYRTAEELEEAKRRDPNVAYGLKLKERGWLDDAQIEALHEEIKQEIDEAIAFAEESPEPPMEQLYQDITVGPYYPQESDRPVGFRPDLA; the protein is encoded by the coding sequence ATGTCCACCGCGTCGCCCGTGGCCGTATCCCAGTCCGAATCGTCTGCCCCCGTCGGTTCGGCCTCTTCGGAACCCCATCGGGGTGCGCCGCCTAAGCATGGTTCGGATTCCCACCACGCCAACGGATCGACCGGCTCGGGAAGTGGGCCACGGACCGCTCCACCGGTGACCCGCGATCAAGCCATCGGCTGGTATCGCACCATGCTCCAGATTCGCCGATTCGAAGAACGTTCGGCGATGTTGTACCAGCAGTCGAAAATCAAAGGCTTTCTGCACCTTTACAGTGGTCAGGAGCCCGTCGCAGTTGGTTCGATCGGCGCGTTGCGGCCGGATGACTATGTGATCACCGCCTACCGCGACCATGGCCACGCCCTGGCGCGGGGGATGAGCGCCAAAGCCGGCATGGCCGAAATGCTGGGCAAAGTCACCGGCTGCGCACGGGGCAAGGGAGGCTCGATGCACTTCTTCGACGCCGCCAACCGTTTCCTGGGCGGCCACGCCATCGTCGGCGGCCATGTTCCCCTGGCGCTGGGGGTGGCGTTTGCCATGAAGTATCAAGGGCTTGATCAGGTTTGCCTTTGCTTTTTCGGCGACGGGGCAATGAATCAGGGTCCGGTCCACGAAGCGTTTAACATGGCGGCGATGTGGAAGTGCCCGGTGATCTTCGTCGTGGAGAACAACCTCTACTCGATGGGCACCTCGCTCGAGCGTTCCAGCTGCTTGACCGACCTAACGATTCGAGGCGGCACGGCCTACGGTATCCCCGGTATCAAAGTCAACGGCAACGACGTGGAGGAAGTTTACCGGGTCACCTGGGAGGCGGCCGCCCGCGCCCGCGCTGGCGAAGGACCAAGCTTTTTGGAGATCATCACCTATCGGCATCGAGGACACTCGATGTCGGACCCGGGCAAGTATCGCACGGCTGAGGAACTCGAAGAGGCGAAGCGACGCGACCCCAACGTCGCCTACGGTCTCAAACTCAAAGAGCGCGGTTGGCTCGACGACGCTCAAATCGAAGCGCTTCACGAAGAGATCAAGCAGGAGATCGACGAGGCAATCGCCTTCGCCGAAGAGTCCCCCGAGCCACCGATGGAACAACTGTACCAAGATATCACGGTGGGTCCGTATTATCCTCAAGAATCGGATCGTCCCGTTGGCTTTCGTCCCGACCTGGCCTGA
- a CDS encoding pyruvate dehydrogenase complex E1 component subunit beta — protein MAELSFREALRHAMIEEMERDDRVFLMGEEVAEYNGAYKVSEGMLDRFGPKRVIDAPISEAGFAGLGVGAAMVGLRPIIEFMTFSFSLVAIDQIVNNAANMRYMSGGQFSVPIVFRGNAGMGTGIGATHSHRLEAWYAHIPGLTVILPATPADAKGLLKSAIRSDDPVVFIEHETLYGVKGDVPDGDHIVPIGKADLKRTGDDLTILTYSNSLTVSLKAAEQLAEEGIESDVVDLRTIRPLDLETILKSVVKTHRVVIVEENWPYCGIGAGVADRIYHQVFDELDAPIRRVTCLDAPIPYAKSMEIPMMPSVERVIRAAHEVLYR, from the coding sequence ATGGCCGAACTGAGTTTCCGCGAAGCCCTGCGGCACGCGATGATCGAAGAGATGGAACGCGACGACCGCGTGTTCCTCATGGGTGAGGAAGTGGCCGAGTATAACGGAGCTTATAAAGTCTCCGAAGGCATGCTCGACCGTTTCGGGCCCAAACGGGTGATCGACGCCCCTATTTCGGAGGCTGGATTCGCCGGCCTGGGCGTCGGAGCCGCTATGGTTGGACTGCGGCCGATCATCGAGTTTATGACGTTCTCCTTCAGCCTGGTGGCGATCGACCAGATCGTGAATAACGCCGCCAACATGCGTTATATGTCGGGCGGTCAATTTTCGGTACCGATTGTGTTTCGAGGCAACGCGGGTATGGGGACTGGCATTGGGGCGACCCACTCGCACCGTCTAGAAGCCTGGTACGCCCACATTCCCGGGTTGACGGTGATTTTGCCCGCCACGCCAGCCGACGCCAAGGGATTGCTCAAATCGGCCATTCGTTCCGACGACCCGGTGGTGTTCATTGAGCATGAAACCCTCTACGGCGTCAAAGGCGACGTCCCCGACGGTGACCACATCGTGCCGATCGGCAAGGCTGACCTCAAGCGAACCGGTGATGATCTGACCATCTTAACCTATTCGAACTCGTTGACCGTCAGCCTCAAAGCGGCGGAACAATTGGCCGAGGAGGGGATCGAGTCCGACGTGGTGGACCTGCGAACCATTCGCCCGCTCGACCTGGAGACGATCCTCAAGTCGGTTGTCAAAACCCACCGGGTCGTCATTGTCGAGGAAAACTGGCCGTACTGCGGCATCGGCGCAGGCGTAGCCGACCGGATTTATCATCAGGTGTTCGACGAGCTGGATGCGCCGATTCGTCGGGTGACCTGCCTCGACGCGCCGATTCCCTACGCCAAAAGCATGGAAATCCCCATGATGCCCAGCGTCGAACGAGTGATTCGAGCCGCCCACGAGGTTCTCTACCGTTGA
- a CDS encoding dihydrolipoamide acetyltransferase family protein has protein sequence MPIEVKMAKLSPTMESGQMVRWLVKVGDKVQEGQTLAEVQTDKAIMPMESFDEGVVAVLDVKEGDDIQLGQRVMVLATKGESVEEVASKYGGSKAPAAPPAKSEAASAPANVEASSPPAAPAKLEAAPAGSNGHSSAVAPATTGHDAPGRAGERVKSTPLARKIAAAANLDLSLVPPSGPGGRVIRRDVEEFLSQGGATRARGAARVAVPGASSSAALAVPSIERIPLSRIRATIAKRMGQAKREAPDIHLVIDVQLDAVLTLREKLNKQLEAEKIKLSVNDFVTKAVAMALRRHPEMNAHFTEEAILRHAAVNIGIAVALDQGLIVPVLKNADQLGLKEIRQGTEALATAARTGKLTPDQLSGGTFTISNLGMFGIKQFDAILNLPEVGILAVGAAEKRPVIQGNQLTIGTLMTLTLTADHRALDGADAARFLQTLKGFLDDPATMLL, from the coding sequence GTGCCGATCGAAGTGAAAATGGCCAAGCTCAGCCCTACGATGGAGAGCGGCCAAATGGTGCGCTGGCTGGTGAAGGTCGGCGACAAGGTTCAGGAGGGCCAGACCCTCGCCGAAGTGCAGACCGACAAGGCGATCATGCCGATGGAGTCGTTCGACGAGGGAGTGGTGGCCGTCCTCGACGTGAAGGAAGGGGACGACATCCAGTTGGGCCAACGGGTGATGGTGCTGGCCACCAAAGGGGAAAGCGTCGAGGAAGTGGCCTCCAAATACGGCGGTTCCAAAGCTCCCGCCGCTCCGCCTGCCAAGTCTGAAGCGGCCTCTGCACCCGCCAACGTGGAAGCATCATCTCCACCCGCCGCCCCTGCCAAACTCGAAGCCGCCCCCGCCGGTTCTAACGGCCATTCATCGGCTGTCGCGCCCGCGACCACCGGCCATGACGCCCCTGGTCGCGCTGGGGAACGTGTCAAATCGACTCCACTCGCCCGCAAAATCGCCGCCGCCGCTAACCTGGACCTCAGCTTGGTGCCACCGAGTGGTCCAGGTGGACGGGTCATTCGTCGCGATGTGGAGGAATTTCTAAGTCAAGGCGGAGCCACGCGGGCGCGGGGAGCCGCCCGTGTAGCGGTTCCCGGCGCTTCGTCATCCGCGGCCCTGGCCGTGCCCTCGATCGAACGCATTCCCCTGTCGCGGATTCGGGCCACTATCGCTAAGCGGATGGGGCAGGCCAAGCGCGAAGCGCCCGACATTCACTTGGTCATCGATGTCCAGCTCGACGCCGTGCTGACCCTGCGCGAGAAGCTCAACAAACAGCTCGAAGCGGAGAAGATCAAACTGTCGGTGAACGACTTCGTGACCAAGGCGGTGGCCATGGCGCTGCGTCGTCATCCCGAAATGAACGCCCACTTCACCGAAGAGGCAATTTTGAGGCACGCGGCAGTCAATATCGGCATCGCTGTGGCGTTGGATCAAGGTTTGATCGTGCCGGTTCTCAAAAACGCCGACCAACTGGGGCTCAAAGAGATTCGCCAAGGGACCGAGGCGTTGGCGACCGCCGCCCGCACCGGCAAACTGACGCCGGATCAACTCAGCGGCGGCACTTTCACAATCAGCAATCTTGGGATGTTTGGCATTAAGCAATTCGACGCGATCCTCAACCTTCCTGAGGTTGGCATTTTGGCTGTCGGGGCCGCGGAAAAACGTCCGGTTATCCAGGGCAACCAACTGACGATCGGCACCCTGATGACCTTGACCCTCACCGCCGATCACCGCGCTCTCGACGGGGCCGATGCCGCCCGATTCCTTCAGACCCTCAAGGGTTTCCTGGACGACCCGGCCACGATGCTGCTCTGA
- a CDS encoding RNA-binding S4 domain-containing protein, which translates to MSSRRPEPIRLVISNSPPGSHAKPINLTQVLKLAGVVLNGSEAKAWISDGIVKVNGAVEIRKRRQMMIGDRIEIDLDNAPPIILIPESPDDELDDLDLDGDGEAD; encoded by the coding sequence ATGAGTTCAAGACGACCCGAGCCGATCCGCTTGGTGATCTCCAACTCGCCGCCCGGCTCCCACGCAAAACCCATCAATCTGACACAGGTTCTCAAGCTCGCAGGGGTTGTTCTCAACGGCAGCGAGGCCAAAGCTTGGATCAGCGATGGAATCGTCAAGGTCAACGGAGCTGTCGAAATCCGCAAACGCCGTCAGATGATGATTGGCGACCGCATCGAGATCGACCTGGACAATGCCCCGCCTATCATTCTGATCCCCGAATCTCCCGACGACGAGCTGGACGACCTTGACCTGGACGGCGACGGCGAAGCGGATTAA
- a CDS encoding CvpA family protein, with protein MTAYDWIMLALVALGALWGGSKGFTLQLATGSSIVLGYLFARPVAQPIAALLTLSAPMGDWIALGLGYVLISLGVFLAANLFRTILRKANLKDWDRHLGTIVGAMAGVALGLSLTLAAIAVAPSSRAIIQASPSGQVADRLIELLRPSLPEPVRQVVDPLAPSASPPPIETQSTHVPPPWEETSTPRFQELGTQPTSEDSIRRAVHREVRDRLRREGNALLDSLISGDQSPASSRVPR; from the coding sequence ATGACCGCCTACGACTGGATCATGCTCGCCCTGGTGGCGCTGGGAGCCCTCTGGGGCGGCTCCAAGGGATTCACGCTTCAACTGGCCACCGGATCCTCGATCGTGCTGGGTTACCTCTTCGCCCGACCAGTGGCCCAACCAATCGCCGCGTTGCTGACGCTGTCTGCCCCCATGGGCGACTGGATCGCCCTGGGTTTGGGCTATGTCCTCATTTCGTTGGGCGTCTTCCTGGCCGCCAACCTGTTCCGAACCATCCTTCGCAAGGCCAATCTCAAGGACTGGGATCGGCATCTGGGCACGATCGTCGGCGCGATGGCGGGCGTGGCGCTTGGTCTATCCTTAACTCTGGCGGCCATTGCCGTGGCCCCCTCTTCGCGGGCCATCATCCAGGCCAGCCCCTCGGGCCAGGTTGCTGATCGTCTCATTGAACTGCTGCGACCCAGCTTGCCCGAGCCGGTCCGCCAGGTCGTCGATCCGCTGGCTCCTTCTGCCTCGCCCCCTCCAATCGAAACCCAATCAACCCATGTCCCGCCGCCCTGGGAAGAAACCAGCACGCCGCGGTTCCAGGAACTTGGAACCCAACCCACCAGCGAGGACTCCATTCGCCGCGCAGTTCATCGCGAGGTCCGCGATCGCCTTCGACGCGAGGGCAACGCCTTGTTGGATTCCCTAATCAGTGGCGACCAATCCCCCGCCTCCTCGAGAGTTCCCCGATGA
- a CDS encoding peptidase MA family metallohydrolase: MTTLLAALLLWWLALPASQPSTGSFLGPTTAGIDGGCRCGWLQVHRPSHPELHPSPETLPAGSAAPTASRRVAPLRTPNFLVVAPTIEAARAVAKRAEECRRQQALDWLGRELPRWSQPCRIVVKLTGGPPGGLTSFGFDNSGVIDRDMSVEGALERILTSALPHEVTHTVLADHFGGPMPRWADEGAALCSECDEERRRHDQFAHRALTQGKALPLSTLFRTEDYPRDLMSFYGQGYSVSRFLIETGGKPRFLKFVGDGSSGNWDKAVQVHYGFASVRELDRAWRAWHKVVVARHAHLNPTPPDSQQNRSHEASPGRASSPSATSTR, translated from the coding sequence GTGACGACGCTGCTGGCGGCGTTGCTGTTGTGGTGGTTGGCCTTGCCGGCTTCGCAACCTTCGACGGGATCTTTTCTGGGCCCCACCACCGCGGGAATCGACGGCGGCTGTCGCTGCGGCTGGCTCCAGGTTCACAGGCCGTCCCACCCCGAACTCCACCCGTCTCCCGAGACTTTGCCTGCGGGCTCCGCTGCGCCCACAGCCTCGCGGCGGGTCGCTCCCTTGCGGACACCCAACTTCCTTGTGGTGGCCCCCACCATCGAAGCGGCCCGAGCGGTGGCCAAACGGGCCGAGGAGTGTCGTCGCCAGCAAGCCCTGGACTGGTTGGGACGCGAACTGCCCCGCTGGTCCCAACCCTGCCGCATCGTGGTCAAACTCACCGGCGGCCCTCCCGGCGGCCTGACCTCCTTTGGCTTCGACAACTCCGGTGTCATCGACCGCGACATGAGTGTCGAAGGCGCTCTGGAACGCATCCTCACATCCGCGTTGCCTCATGAAGTCACTCACACCGTCCTAGCCGACCATTTCGGTGGACCCATGCCGCGTTGGGCCGACGAGGGGGCCGCGCTTTGCAGTGAATGCGACGAGGAACGCCGCCGTCACGACCAGTTCGCTCATCGGGCGTTGACTCAAGGCAAAGCGCTGCCGCTTTCCACGTTGTTCCGCACCGAGGACTACCCCCGTGACCTGATGAGTTTTTACGGTCAAGGCTACTCCGTCTCCCGTTTCCTCATCGAAACCGGCGGCAAGCCCCGTTTCCTCAAGTTCGTGGGCGATGGGTCGTCCGGCAACTGGGACAAGGCAGTGCAGGTTCACTACGGATTTGCCAGCGTTCGTGAACTGGATCGCGCCTGGCGCGCCTGGCATAAAGTCGTGGTCGCTCGCCACGCTCATCTTAACCCCACGCCACCCGATTCCCAGCAGAACCGCTCCCATGAGGCTTCTCCTGGTCGCGCTTCGTCCCCCTCGGCGACCTCGACTCGTTGA
- a CDS encoding STAS domain-containing protein, with amino-acid sequence MSVPENPDVFTIERRGGVTIFVASPELERIDFALFDEAGDILFEPLRNDPSPLVLIDLSQVDYFGSMFVAILLKCFKLVESRGGMMALCGVSPRASELLRVTALATVWPIYATRREALEAMLSE; translated from the coding sequence ATGAGCGTTCCTGAGAACCCCGACGTTTTCACTATCGAGCGACGCGGCGGTGTGACGATCTTCGTCGCCTCGCCCGAATTGGAGAGGATTGACTTCGCTTTGTTCGACGAGGCGGGGGATATCCTGTTTGAACCGTTGCGCAACGATCCCTCGCCCTTGGTGTTGATCGACTTGAGTCAGGTTGACTACTTCGGCTCGATGTTCGTGGCGATCCTGCTGAAGTGCTTCAAACTCGTCGAAAGCCGCGGTGGCATGATGGCGTTGTGCGGGGTTTCGCCCCGCGCCAGCGAGTTGCTCAGGGTGACCGCGCTGGCGACAGTTTGGCCGATTTACGCGACGCGCCGCGAAGCCCTGGAGGCGATGCTGTCGGAGTGA
- a CDS encoding rhomboid family intramembrane serine protease, with protein sequence MTRDRLGTFDESSAAWTILGGALGASAMGIYDRDYLQDESSRFGAFFQVMPATKTLILVCVAVFLLQTLGTEKGQPVIATFGLELDSQAVLNQFQVWRLITSIFLHEGPFHLLFNMLVLFFIGRILEHELGTREFVMVFLVSGLVGSLAQTAFYALTGPGLCLGASGAVSGLFGLLALRMPNLQVLLFFIIPVTMRNALIAFIVIDVIFTFLPGTTATLAHLGGLSVGMAHSYFNLNFSGWSTGDLRIRRSPRFRVVADEEDERPSRGWSSGWGGVNALRRGQDTKTASSVKTRSGGGWLNLEDSASRSSASRDDLDDQLDHLLAKIARDGLESLTDQERAFLDRASREVRNRRNTRR encoded by the coding sequence GTGACGAGGGACCGACTGGGGACCTTCGACGAATCCTCGGCCGCTTGGACGATTCTCGGAGGCGCGCTTGGCGCGTCGGCTATGGGCATTTACGACCGCGATTACCTTCAGGACGAGTCGAGCCGGTTCGGCGCGTTCTTCCAGGTCATGCCCGCGACCAAGACGCTGATTCTGGTTTGCGTCGCGGTCTTCCTCCTCCAAACGCTGGGGACCGAGAAGGGCCAGCCGGTCATCGCCACCTTCGGTCTGGAATTAGACTCCCAAGCGGTTTTGAATCAGTTCCAGGTTTGGCGGCTGATCACCTCGATTTTCCTGCACGAGGGGCCGTTTCACCTGCTATTCAACATGCTGGTGCTGTTCTTTATCGGGCGGATTCTGGAACATGAATTGGGCACCCGCGAGTTCGTGATGGTCTTTTTGGTCTCTGGGTTGGTGGGGTCCCTCGCTCAGACAGCGTTCTACGCGTTGACCGGTCCAGGGCTCTGTCTGGGAGCGTCGGGCGCGGTCTCCGGTTTGTTTGGGCTGCTGGCGTTGAGGATGCCCAACCTCCAGGTATTGCTGTTTTTCATCATTCCCGTCACGATGCGCAACGCCCTGATCGCTTTTATCGTGATCGACGTGATCTTCACCTTCCTGCCTGGCACCACGGCGACCCTTGCCCATTTGGGCGGGTTGAGCGTGGGCATGGCCCACTCATACTTCAACCTGAACTTCAGCGGCTGGAGCACGGGTGACTTGAGGATTCGTCGTTCACCTCGGTTCCGAGTCGTGGCCGATGAGGAGGACGAGCGGCCCTCCCGGGGTTGGTCGAGCGGTTGGGGGGGGGTCAACGCGTTGCGACGAGGACAGGACACCAAGACCGCCTCCTCGGTTAAGACTCGCTCGGGGGGGGGATGGCTGAATCTTGAGGACTCCGCGTCTCGGTCGTCCGCCAGCCGCGACGATCTCGACGATCAACTCGACCATCTGCTAGCCAAAATCGCGCGCGACGGTTTGGAATCGCTCACCGATCAGGAACGCGCATTTCTCGATCGAGCTAGCCGCGAGGTCCGCAATCGTCGGAATACCCGCCGATGA
- a CDS encoding GNAT family N-acetyltransferase, with the protein MTTFRLLIRPARPDDAPRLIEFNQRLARETEGLELDPHVLAGGVAAALSDPDRLRYIVAELDGAVVGQTAVTREWSDWRGGWFWWLQSVYVLPEARRHGVFRHLHLAVREAARSHPDVVGLRLYVERYNQTARTAYERLGLSDGGYLVMEEVWANRPGRAACDFDESSGAIDHRS; encoded by the coding sequence ATGACCACGTTCAGGTTGCTGATCCGTCCCGCCCGACCCGACGACGCGCCCCGATTGATCGAGTTCAACCAACGTCTCGCCCGCGAAACCGAAGGCCTGGAGTTGGACCCGCATGTGCTTGCCGGGGGAGTCGCCGCCGCGTTGAGCGACCCCGATCGCCTCCGCTACATTGTGGCCGAACTCGATGGAGCGGTCGTGGGACAAACCGCCGTCACCCGCGAATGGAGCGACTGGCGCGGCGGTTGGTTCTGGTGGCTGCAGAGTGTTTACGTCCTCCCCGAAGCGCGCCGTCATGGCGTTTTCCGACACCTACACCTGGCCGTGCGTGAAGCCGCTCGAAGCCATCCCGACGTGGTGGGTTTGCGTCTCTACGTCGAGCGCTACAACCAAACCGCCCGCACGGCTTATGAACGTCTTGGCTTGAGCGACGGTGGTTATCTCGTCATGGAGGAGGTTTGGGCCAATCGTCCCGGTCGCGCCGCCTGCGATTTCGATGAGTCGTCCGGGGCGATCGACCACCGCTCTTGA